A genomic stretch from Verrucomicrobiota bacterium includes:
- a CDS encoding polysaccharide export protein has protein sequence MHRRLFSVLYGLLACALFVAWGVPDARAQATLRNGDVLEIKISGIPSTDIASVSGQYTIDNEGFINLPYIGRVRVAGLSPGIAQSTIESVYRNRDIYTNPTITIGQQLQSRFVNVGGEVKTPQRIPYTADLTVLSSINAAGGFSPFADQRKVRLLRGSEVMVIDVKKIRGNPSLDIAVQPGDRIEVPQTLF, from the coding sequence ATGCATAGACGTCTGTTTTCCGTTCTTTATGGCCTGCTCGCCTGCGCCCTGTTCGTTGCCTGGGGTGTTCCGGACGCCCGGGCGCAAGCGACTCTGAGGAATGGTGATGTCCTCGAGATCAAGATCTCCGGGATCCCGTCCACCGACATAGCGTCCGTCAGTGGGCAGTACACGATCGATAACGAAGGCTTTATCAATCTGCCGTACATCGGCAGGGTGCGGGTGGCAGGTCTATCACCCGGGATCGCCCAGAGCACGATCGAGAGCGTTTACCGGAATCGCGACATCTATACCAACCCGACCATCACCATAGGCCAGCAACTGCAGTCGCGGTTTGTGAACGTGGGGGGCGAAGTCAAAACGCCGCAGCGCATTCCTTACACGGCCGACCTTACCGTGCTCAGCAGCATCAATGCGGCCGGGGGATTCTCGCCGTTTGCCGACCAGCGGAAGGTTCGCCTGCTGCGAGGAAGCGAGGTCATGGTGATCGACGTCAAGAAGATCCGCGGCAACCCGTCCCTCGACATCGCGGTGCAGCCAGGCGACCGGATCGAAGTGCCGCAAACGCTATTTTAG